The DNA region TGGCCCCGCTGAGGTCGGCACCGAAGAACTGGGCCCCGCGCATATCGGCCTGACTGAGGTCGGCGCCGGACAAATCGGCGTGACGAAAGTCGGTGGCGAAAAGATCGGCCTGGCTAAGATTGGCACCTGTCAGCACAGCGTGGCTGAGGTCCGATCCGGCCAGGCTGGCCTGCTTCAGATTGATCCCGGGCAGCTTCAGCCCGGTCAGTACCTGGTTGGCCAGGTTGGCGCGCTGGCCCCCGGTCTTGCCCTCCGCCCAGAGGCGGTGCTTTTTGAGAATTTCGACCAGTTCGGCGGGCGTCATGGCATCATTTTGCCGCCATGGCGTGGACTATGGCAAGACGGTCCTGCTACCGCGCCTACTCGGCAGCGGCGCTGCCGGGCCTTTGGGCCAGTGCGCGGCGCAATTCCTCTTCGCGAGTCTGGGCGGCGCTGGCGGCGGCTTCCTTGACGTGGCCAAAACCGCGGATCTGTTCGGGCAGGCTGAGCAGCCCCCGTGCCAGATCATAATTCTCGCGCCCCACCTGGGCCAAGACCTCGTCCACCAGGGCCTCGTAGCGGGCGATCAATTGGCGCTCCAATTGCCGGTCGCGGCCCAAACCGAAGAGGTCGAGCGGCGTTCCCCTGAGGCCCTTGAATTTGGCCAACAGACCCATGGCCGGGAACACCCAGGGCCCGTAAAGCCGCTTCTTGGGCAGCCCGCTGACGGGATCGGGACGGCTCAGCAGCGGCGGCGCCAGGTAGACCCGGGCCTTGAATCCGTCTTCGAAAGCGGCCTCCAGGCGGTTTCGCAAGTTGGCCCCGGAATAGAGCCTGGCGACTTCGTATTCGTCCTTGTAGGCCAGCAGCTTGGCGTAAGAACGGGCGACCGCGGCGGTGAGCTCACCGGGCCGGTTCAAGAGCCGCGTCTCGGTCTCGCCGACCCGTTCCACCAGGGCCCGGTAGCGCGCCGCATAGGCCCTGTCTTGGTATTCCGTAAGCATCCCGGCGCGTTCCTCGATCAGCCCCTCCAGCGTCAGTTCGACCTCCTCGGCCAGCCCCACCAGGGCCTCGACGGCGGCCTGGTCGTGGGCAGCACTGCGGCCCCAGAGGAAGGCCTGGCGGTTCTCGGCGATCATCACGCCGTTGAGGTCGATGGCCCGCGACAAGGCCTCGGCCGAGACCGGGATCAGGCCCTTCTGGTAGGCAAAGCCGAGCATGAAGACGGTCGACAGAATGCCCTCGCCCATGAGGCCACCGATCAGCGCTCCGGCATCGACGTAATCCGCCTCGCCGACCGCCAGTTCCACCTTCTTCTTCATCTGCTCGAGGGGAAAGCCGAGATCGGGATTGTTGGTGAACTCACCCGCCGCGGCCCGCGCCGTGTTGACCACGGCCCGGCTGACGCCGCGTTCCAGACGGTCCGTGGCCTCGTCCTCGCAGACCACCGAGATATCGCAGCCGACGATGGCATCGGCGCTCAGCGGTATGCGGGTAGCAAAGATCCACTCCGGTGTCTCGGCGATGCGCACGTAGGACGTGGCCGCCCCCCAGCGCTGAGCCAGGCCGGTCATGTCGAGCACCGTGGCGCCGCGGCCATCGAGGTGCGCCGCCATGGCGATGATGGCGCCCAGCGTCATGATGCCCGAGCCGCCGATGCCGGCGACGATGATGCCGTAGGGTTTTTCGACACTCGGCAAGTTGGGTTCCGGCACGGCGAAAGGTTCATCGCCACTGGCCTCGGGGCGGCGCGGCACGCCGCCCTCGAGCGAGACGAAACTGGGACAGAAGCCCTTGGCGCAGGAATAGTCGGTGTTGCAAGAAGACTGGTCGATGTGCCGCTTGCGCCCATTGCTGGTCTCCAGCGGCATCACCGAGAGGCAGTTCGAGATGGCCGAGCAATCGCCGCAGCCCTCGCAGACCTCGGGGTGGATGAAAAGCCGGCTCTCAGGCTGCGGCGCGGTGCCGCGCTTGCGCTGGCGGCGCCGTTCGGTGGCACAGGCCTGGTCGTAGATCAGCACCGAGACGCCCTCGATTTGGCGCATCTCGCGCTGCACCAGGTCGAGTTCGTCCCGGTGGCGAATGGTGACGCCGTGGGCTAGGCCGGCGCCGACAGCATGGCGGTCGGGGTCTTCCGTCACGATGACCATGCGCGAGACGCCCTCGGCCGCCAACTGGCGGCTGATCTGGGGCACCGTCGGGCTGCCCACCAGGGGTTGGCCGCCGGTCATGCCGACGGTGCCGTTAAACAAGAGCTTGTAGGTGATGTTGACGCCTGCCGCCACGGCCGCCCGTATGGCCAGTATGCCTGAGTGCAAATAGGTGCCGTCGCCCAGGTTGGCGAAGACGTGTTCGTTCTGGCTGAAGGGCGACTGGCCGATCCAGGCCGCGCCCTCGGCCCCCATGTGGCAATAGGTCATTGTGCTGCGGTCCATCCACATGACCATAAAGTGACAGCCCACGCCGCCCTGCGACCAGGAGCCCTCGGGCAGCCGGGTCGAGGTGTTGTGCGGGCAGCCGGAGCAGAAATAGGGCAGCCGGCCTTTGGTGAAGAGCGCATCCGAGCCGATCTCGATGGGTGTCTCGCGCAGCCGCTTTTGCGTCGCCTCGCGAGCGTCCAGGTGCGCCAATCCGCGCTTGATGGCCTCGCTCTCATGAAAGCGGGCCAGGCGGGCGGCGATCACTCGGGCGATCTTGGCCGGGCTCAGCTCGCTCACCGAAGGCAGCAGCCAGTCGTCGAGGCGGCCCTCCCAGTTGCCCTTGCCGGCGTACTTGCCGACGACCTGCGGCCGGCGGCTCTCAGGCCAGTTGTAGAGCTGCTCCTTGATTTGCTCCTCGATCACCGGGCGCTTTTCCTCGACCACCAGGATTTCCTCGAGGCCGTCGGCGAAAGCGGCGATGCCGCTGGGCTCCAGCGGCCAGGTCATGGCCACGCGATAGAGTTTGAGCCCGATGGCTTCGCTCTCGGCATCATCGATACCGAGGATCTCCAGCGCCTCCATGACGTCACCGTAGGCCTTGCCCGAGGTAACGATGCCGAAGCGCGGCCGCGGGCTCTCGATGATGGTCTGGTCCAGCCCATTGGCGCGCACGTAGGCCAGCACGGCGGCCAGGCGTTCCTCCTTGCTGCGCCGCTCCTGTTCGGGCCCGGCGTCGGGCCAGCGGATGTTGAGACCGCCGTCCGGCATGGCGAAGTCGTCTGGCAGCCGCACCTGGACGCGATGGGGATCGACGTAGACGGAAGCCGAGCTTTCGATGTTGTCGCAGACCGAGGTGAAGCCGATCCAGAGGCCCGAATAGCGCGACATGGCGAAACCGTGGACACCCAAATCGAGGTAGTCCTGGACGCTGGCGGGATTGAGCGAGGGAATGCCGGCAGCCGAGAAGAAGATCTCGCTTTGGTGCGGCGTCGTGGTGGTGCGGGCCGCATGGTCGTCGCCGGCGATCACCAGCACGCCGCCGTGACGCCCGCTGCCGGCGGCGTTGGCGTGGACGAAGGCGTCACCGGTGCGGTCGACGCCGGGTCCTTTGCCGTACCACATGCCGAAAACGCCGTCGTACTTGGCGCCGGGATAAAGCTCGAGCTGCTGGGCCCCCCAGATGGCCGCCGCCGCCAGATCCTCGTTCAGCCCGGGCCGGAAAACAATATGGTGTTTCGTCAGGAAGGGTTCGGCCCGGGCCAGGGCGAAATCGAGGCCGGAGATGGGCGAGCCCTGGTAGCCCGAGACATAGCCCGCCGTATTGAGCCCGGCCGCCTCGTCGCGCTGGCGCTGAATGATGGGCAGCCGCACCAGGGCCTGGAAGCCCGACATGTAGGCCCGGCCGCTGTCGCGGGTGTATTTGTCGTCAAGGCTGGAAACGGCGAGCGTCATGGCGATCCCCCTGCCCGGGCCTGCAGGAAATCGAGAATCTCCCGCGAACGCGTGTTGCTGTCGAAGATGCCGTCGATGCCCAGATCCGCGAGTGCCGCGAAGTCCTGACGCGGGATGACGCCGCCGATCATCAGCGTCACCTCGGTCATCTCGCGTTCAGCCAGGCCTTCGACCATCTCGCGGCAGTATGGAACATGGGCGCCGCCAAGGAAACTCAGGCCAATGACGTCGACGTCTTCCTCCAGCGCCGCCTCGATCACCTGGTCGACGGTGAGGTACTTGCCGAGATAAATGACCTCGTGGCCGGCCTCGCGAAACAGCGAGGCCAGCACCTTGATGCCGCGGTCGTGGCCGTCGAAGCCCACCTTGGCCAGCAGGATGCGCCGGGCATCGGCAATCTCAGCCGCCGCGGACATCAAAACGGCGCCTCGTTGGCGCCCAGGTCGTCGTAGCTGTAACCAAAACCCTGGCGGATGTAGCCGTTCAACTCACCCAGCGTGGCGCCCGCCTCGATGGCCTCCATGGCGGCCGGGAAGAGGTTCACGGCGCGCCCGGCCGCCTGTTCGCGCAGGCCTGCGAGCGCCGGCTCCAACGCCTTTTTGTCGCGTGCTTCCTTGAAGCGGCCGAGGCGCTCAACGTGGGCCCGGACCTCGGCCTCGGGGACCTCCTGGACCACCACCTCGCGTTCTTCGTCAATCTCCGAGATACCGCGATTGACGCCCACCACGGTGCGCTCGCCGGCCTCTACCTGCTTGTGGTGGCGCAGCGCCTCGGCGTCGATCAGGCGGTCGGCCCAGCCCGTCTCCTGGGCCATCATCATGCCGCCCTGTTCGGCGATGGCGGCCAGCAGCTTGCGGATCTCGGCCTCCATCGTGTCGGTCAGACTCTCGACGTAATAAGAACCCGCGAGCGGGTCGGCGACGTTGCCGATGCGGCTCTCAAAAGCCAGCACTTCCTGGGTGCGCACCGCCAGTTCGACCGATTCCTCGGTCGGCAGGCCGCTGTTCTCGTCATAGGAACAGGTGTGCAGCGACTGGGTGCCGCCGAGCACTCCGGCCATAGCCTCGACGGTGACGCGAATGGCGTTGACCAGCGGCTGCTGGCGGGTCAGCGACGATCCGGCGGTGTGGACGTGGAACTTGTACTTCAGTGCCTTGGGGTCGCGGCCGCCATAGTCGTCGTGGATGATACGGGCCCACAATCGCCGGGCGGCGCGCAGCTTGCATATCTCCTCGAAGAAGTCCATCTCGGCGCTGGCCGTGAAGGTGATGCGCGGGGCCAGATCGTCAATGTCGAGGCCGCGCCTGAGTCCCTCGTCGAGGTATTCCCGGGCCAGCGCGAAGGTGAAGGCGATCTCTTGGGGCGCCGTGATGCCGTTTTCGCGGATGTTATAGCCGTCGACGCTGAGCGGGTTCCACTTGGGCACGTGGTTGATGCAGTATTCGACGCAGTCGATGGAAAGCTTGAGCCCCAGATCGGGCGGCACGAAGCTGCGCTTGTAGCCGCAGAAGGGATCGCCCAGCGTGTCGTTGAGGATGGTGCCGCGCAAATCGGCGGCCTCGAAGCCCCGGCGCCGAGCCGCCACCAGGTAATAGGCCATCAGCATGGTGACGCCGACGGTGCTGAGGTTGACGCTGACCTTGTCCAACGGGATCCCATCGAGCACCTCTTCCATGTCCTCGATGGTCGAAACCGGCACGCCCTGCAGGCCGACGTCGCCGCGCGCCAGGGCGTGGTCGGCGTCGACGCCGGAATTGGTGGGGATATCGAAGGCCACGTTGACGGCGCTCTCGCCGGTATCGATGAGGTAGTGGATGCGTTCGTTGGTCAGGCGCGGCGAGCCGAAGCCGCAGAGCTGGCGCCGGCTCCACAACCGGCCGCGGTACATGCTGGGATAGATGCCGCGGGTGTAGGGGTAGCTGCCGGGATCGCCGAGGTCGCCAGCGTAGTCGAGCCCGGCCACGTCATCGGGACCATAGACCTCTTTTACGGCATAGCCCGAGCCGGTTTCAAAGCGTTCGACGGTCTCGCGGTAGGCTTGGGCGACGCGCTCGGAGCGGCTTTCGGGGGCCTCGGCGGCGCTATTTTGGGACATGGCTAGGCCTTTCTTTCAGCAAACGACTGTTTGTCTAAATGGTTAGAAGGAGGGCCCGATGGAGTCAAGAGGGGAATTCACTGGCGTATCGATTTTTGTGGAAAATCAATTAGTTAAAAAAATTGACAGATGAACCGAGCCTCCCTATTAATACAAACAATTGTTTGCCTTCGAAATCGAGTCTTCATGGCCCAGACAGCCCGCCAGATCCGCCGCCCGCGCAGCGACAGCCGCCGCCGGGAACTGCTCAACGAAGCCGCCTGGCTGTTTCGCCAGAAGGGCTACCACGCCACCTCGGTGCGCGATGTCTGTTCGGCCGTGGGCATGCTGCCGGGCTCGCTCTACAGCCATTTCGCCAGCAAGGAAGACCTGCTGGTGGCGGTCTACGAGGCCGGCATCGCCGAAATATCCGAAGCCGTGACCAACGCTCCGGCCGCGGGCGACCCCTGGGCCCGCTTCGAAGCGGCCTGCACGGCGCACCTCGAAGCGCTGCTGAAATCGAGCGACTATCCCCAGGTCGTGGTGCGCGTGCTGCCCGAGGACGCGCCCGGCGCCAGGGACGAACTGGTGCGGCTGCGCGACAGCTACGAGGCCATCTTCGTGCCCCTGATCGCCGACTTGCCGCTGGCCGCCGGCGCCGATCGGGGTTTCCTTTTGCGTCTGGTCATAGGCGCCTTGAACTCGACCACCACCTGGTTCCGGCCTTCGGGCGATTCGCCCCGCACCATCGCCCACAAGTTCGTCGCCACGCTGCGCCAAGCGGCGACTTAGATAGTGATGAACTCGTCGAGAAAATGGCTGCGGCCCAGCGGCTTCGGTTTGTCCCGCTCCTCCGGGTTCTGGTAGCGCACCGATGACTTGCCGGCATGCTCCCGCGTCAGCACCATGGCGCGCACGAAAGCGCTCTCGACATCTTCCGCAGCCGTCGCCAGGACCGTCTTGGGGCCGGCTTCGAACCAGGGATCGAAGGGCCGCAATTCGTGGACCTGCCCGTCCGTCTCGACCCGCAGGCGGCCCTTCAGCAGGCAGCGGATGCCCGGCCCGACGTGGGTGTGACGCTGGGCGATGCCGCCCCGGGGGGAAAATCGATGCGGTCGCAGCGCATGAGATATTCCTCGCCACCATCGAGCTCGATCTCCTGGGCGAATTTGAGACGGGAGGCGACGCCCGGCAACAGCTCCTCGTCGCCCGCCGCGGCCAGTTCGAAACGCAGCACGTGTGCCCCCGCCTGCCCCGCGCCCAATTGGCAGGAATCGGCGCTGAAATGGGCCTGATTGTCCGCCAGCGTCGCCCCGCCGACCGAGATTTGGCCCGAGGCACAATAGAAAATACGCTTGGCCGGCCCCAGCGAGAGCCCTGAAACCGCCGCCTCCAGACGGTCTTCCAGCAGTCTCATGACCTGGACAGCCATCGCTTTGCGTTCCCCTCGGTACACACTATCTTCGACCACCAGTGTAACAGCCGCGGCTGAGACAGGAAGCTTGGTATGAATGACGAGGACCCCGGTACCGGCATTGGCCGATCGCTGCCCCGGCTCGAGGATCGGCGCTTTCTGCTCGGCCGGGGAGGCTTCCTCGACAATCTGGAATTCCCCGCCGTCGCCCACGCCGTGCTGCTGCGCTCGCCCCACGGCCACGCCGATATCCTCGATCTCGACCTGGGCGCCGCCCGCCAGAGCCCCGGGGTGCTGCTGGTCGCCGGCGGTGCCGAATTGGCGACCGAGGGGCTGGCTGGCATCGATTGCCTGATGGTGCCGCCCGACTGCGAGGGCCGGCGGACCTTCATTCCAGCGCACCCGCTGTTGCAGACCGAGCGGGTGCGCTTCGTCGGCGATCGGGTCGCCCTGGTGGTGGCAGAGACCCGGGACCAGGCCCGCGATGCGGCGGAGTTGATCGGCGTCGACTACCGCCCCCGGCCGGCCCTGGTATCGCCAGGCCAAGCCCGCGCCGCCGGGGCCGCGCTGCT from Alphaproteobacteria bacterium includes:
- a CDS encoding indolepyruvate ferredoxin oxidoreductase family protein encodes the protein MTLAVSSLDDKYTRDSGRAYMSGFQALVRLPIIQRQRDEAAGLNTAGYVSGYQGSPISGLDFALARAEPFLTKHHIVFRPGLNEDLAAAAIWGAQQLELYPGAKYDGVFGMWYGKGPGVDRTGDAFVHANAAGSGRHGGVLVIAGDDHAARTTTTPHQSEIFFSAAGIPSLNPASVQDYLDLGVHGFAMSRYSGLWIGFTSVCDNIESSASVYVDPHRVQVRLPDDFAMPDGGLNIRWPDAGPEQERRSKEERLAAVLAYVRANGLDQTIIESPRPRFGIVTSGKAYGDVMEALEILGIDDAESEAIGLKLYRVAMTWPLEPSGIAAFADGLEEILVVEEKRPVIEEQIKEQLYNWPESRRPQVVGKYAGKGNWEGRLDDWLLPSVSELSPAKIARVIAARLARFHESEAIKRGLAHLDAREATQKRLRETPIEIGSDALFTKGRLPYFCSGCPHNTSTRLPEGSWSQGGVGCHFMVMWMDRSTMTYCHMGAEGAAWIGQSPFSQNEHVFANLGDGTYLHSGILAIRAAVAAGVNITYKLLFNGTVGMTGGQPLVGSPTVPQISRQLAAEGVSRMVIVTEDPDRHAVGAGLAHGVTIRHRDELDLVQREMRQIEGVSVLIYDQACATERRRQRKRGTAPQPESRLFIHPEVCEGCGDCSAISNCLSVMPLETSNGRKRHIDQSSCNTDYSCAKGFCPSFVSLEGGVPRRPEASGDEPFAVPEPNLPSVEKPYGIIVAGIGGSGIMTLGAIIAMAAHLDGRGATVLDMTGLAQRWGAATSYVRIAETPEWIFATRIPLSADAIVGCDISVVCEDEATDRLERGVSRAVVNTARAAAGEFTNNPDLGFPLEQMKKKVELAVGEADYVDAGALIGGLMGEGILSTVFMLGFAYQKGLIPVSAEALSRAIDLNGVMIAENRQAFLWGRSAAHDQAAVEALVGLAEEVELTLEGLIEERAGMLTEYQDRAYAARYRALVERVGETETRLLNRPGELTAAVARSYAKLLAYKDEYEVARLYSGANLRNRLEAAFEDGFKARVYLAPPLLSRPDPVSGLPKKRLYGPWVFPAMGLLAKFKGLRGTPLDLFGLGRDRQLERQLIARYEALVDEVLAQVGRENYDLARGLLSLPEQIRGFGHVKEAAASAAQTREEELRRALAQRPGSAAAE
- a CDS encoding methylmalonyl-CoA mutase family protein, which produces MSQNSAAEAPESRSERVAQAYRETVERFETGSGYAVKEVYGPDDVAGLDYAGDLGDPGSYPYTRGIYPSMYRGRLWSRRQLCGFGSPRLTNERIHYLIDTGESAVNVAFDIPTNSGVDADHALARGDVGLQGVPVSTIEDMEEVLDGIPLDKVSVNLSTVGVTMLMAYYLVAARRRGFEAADLRGTILNDTLGDPFCGYKRSFVPPDLGLKLSIDCVEYCINHVPKWNPLSVDGYNIRENGITAPQEIAFTFALAREYLDEGLRRGLDIDDLAPRITFTASAEMDFFEEICKLRAARRLWARIIHDDYGGRDPKALKYKFHVHTAGSSLTRQQPLVNAIRVTVEAMAGVLGGTQSLHTCSYDENSGLPTEESVELAVRTQEVLAFESRIGNVADPLAGSYYVESLTDTMEAEIRKLLAAIAEQGGMMMAQETGWADRLIDAEALRHHKQVEAGERTVVGVNRGISEIDEEREVVVQEVPEAEVRAHVERLGRFKEARDKKALEPALAGLREQAAGRAVNLFPAAMEAIEAGATLGELNGYIRQGFGYSYDDLGANEAPF
- a CDS encoding TetR/AcrR family transcriptional regulator, which translates into the protein MAQTARQIRRPRSDSRRRELLNEAAWLFRQKGYHATSVRDVCSAVGMLPGSLYSHFASKEDLLVAVYEAGIAEISEAVTNAPAAGDPWARFEAACTAHLEALLKSSDYPQVVVRVLPEDAPGARDELVRLRDSYEAIFVPLIADLPLAAGADRGFLLRLVIGALNSTTTWFRPSGDSPRTIAHKFVATLRQAAT
- a CDS encoding cobalamin-dependent protein (Presence of a B(12) (cobalamin)-binding domain implies dependence on cobalamin itself, in one of its several forms, or in some unusual lineages, dependence on a cobalamin-like analog.); translated protein: MSAAAEIADARRILLAKVGFDGHDRGIKVLASLFREAGHEVIYLGKYLTVDQVIEAALEEDVDVIGLSFLGGAHVPYCREMVEGLAEREMTEVTLMIGGVIPRQDFAALADLGIDGIFDSNTRSREILDFLQARAGGSP